The Coriobacteriia bacterium region CCCGTCAGTTCGCCGGATCCGATGGCGATCTTGGACTGCTCCAGGTTGTAGCCAGCACCCGATGGGTCCCTCGACGGGTCGAGGAACACCAAGAGACGGTTGATCTGGTAGCGCTTGATGAGAACGCTGTTATCGCTGACCGCATTGAGTTGGTCAGCAGAGCCCGATGCGACAGCAGCGATGTAGGCCGGATCGTAGTTGCCGCGATGCAGGGTGCGGTTAAGGGCCTCGTTGACCCCGAACAACATGCCCACCAACAATGCGCCTGCGATCGCGAGAACGAGAAACCAGCGCGGCTTGAGTCCACCGATCAGTAGCATGCCGGCGGTGATCGCCACGAAGACCATGCCTGTCCCGAGGTCGGGCTGAAGCAGAATCAGCCCCAGCGGTATCGCAAGGATGCCGAGCACCTTGAGCAGGTCCCGCCCGTGCTCGATCTTGCCTTTGTAGCTCGCTATGACCACAGCCATGATCATGATCGTCACGAGCTTGGCGGGCTCAGACGGCTGGAACAATCGAATGCCGCCGAGGGCAAGCCATGACGTCGCACCCTTGGCTGTCGTGCCGAGTCCGGGAATCTTGGGCGACAGGATCAGCAACGCATCGAGGATGAGCAGAGGCCCGACCCAACCCGCGACCTTGCGGTAGTCGAATGCCCACGCCACACCCAGAGGCACGAGCCCGATCGCTAGGCCGATGAGATGGCGCCGAAACAGGCCGGGACCGCCCGTCATGCCGGCCGTCGCTGATTGCACCATCACCGCGCCGTAGACCGACAGCAGGGAAACGACGCCAATGAGCGGCCAGTTGATGAACCACAGTCGCGAGCGCTCGTTCAACGGCTACCTCGACCTGTCCGTCGCGGTCACGTGCGTCACACGCTCGCCGAGCAGCGCTGCGAGGATCTGACGCGTCGCAGGCCCGGCCACCGAACCGCCGTGACCTCCCTGTTCGACGACGACCGCGACGCAGTACTTCGGCTTGGATGCGGGCGCGAAGGCAACGAACCAGGCGAGGTCGTCTTTGCCGTAGACCTGGGCTGTTCCGGACTTGCCGGCGACGGCAATTGGGAACGAACGGAATGCGCTTCGCGCGGTACCGCTCTCAGTGACCATGACGAGAGCCGTCTTCATGGTGGACAGGTTCGTCTTGGAGGTCTTGGTCCTGAACGCGATTTCAGGCTTCGCCTTCAGCACGGGCTTGCCGTCGGGCCCAAGAACCTGCTTCAAGACGTGCGGCTTCATGACGTTGCCGCCGTTAGCGATACCTGCATACGCGTTGGCGACCTGCAGAGGCGTAACGAGCAGGTCGCCCTGACCGATGGCCAGGTTGACGGTGTCGCCCGGAAGCCAGCGCTGCATCTCGGGGTAGTTCTCGTTGTACGCGGACTTCCACTTGGCATCGGGAACTCTGCCTGCCGCTTCGCCCGGCAGGTCGATGCCACTGTCCGAGCCAAATCCAAACTTTCGAGCGAACGCCTGCAGCTTCTCGCCCTTCATCTTGTAGAAGCGATAGCCGACGTTGTAGAAGTACACGTCGCATGAGTCCTGCACGGCCTCGTAGAAGCTCTCATAACCGTGGCCCGAGTGGTTCCAGCACCACTTCGGCCACTGCTTGCCCATGTCCGTCCAACGACCGCCGCAGCTGTAGGTGGTGTAGGGCCGAATGACCCCGTCCTCGAGGCCTGCAAGGCCGGTCATTGCCTTGAACGTCGACGCCGCCGGGTACTGTGCCTGGATGGCGCGGTTGGTCAGCGGGTACTCGGACTTGGGATCGTTGAGTCGCTTCCACGTCTTCTCCGGCACCCCGCCGAGAAACGCCTTCGGGTCGTAGGTGGGCAGACTCGCCATGGCGAGGACTTCGCCGGTCTTGATGTCGATGGCGACAGCCGCACCCGCGCGGGCTTTGGGGAAGCTCTGCCCGTGTGCGTCGTCCATCGCCTGAGCAAGCGCGGCCTCGGTGACCTTCTGGACGCGGGAATCGATTGTCAGCTTGACGTCTCGCCCAGCGACCGGAGCAATGTCCTCAATGACGCGATGAGCGGTGCCGCGCGCGTCGACCTCCAGCAGACGCCGGCCGCGGTCGCCCTGCAAGACACTCTCGAACTGCGCCTCTGCGCCCGCCTTGCCGACGATGTCGCCCGGCACCAGTGTGCTGCCCTCGCCGTTGAGCTCAGCGTCGTTCGCCTCACCCGTGTAGCCGAGCACATGAGCGGCGAGTGCCCCCTGTGGATAGCGGCGCACCGCCTGTACCCGCACCTCAACACCCGGAAACTCATCCGAATGCTCTTCGATATACGCGACGGCCTTCATGGGAACATCGATGGCGATGGTTCGCGGCGTGAGCGCCGATTCTTTGACGCTGGCCAGGCGTTCCTTGATGTCGGAAACCGGCACCGACAACGTGATCGAGAGCCGGTTAAGCAACGTGGTGTCTTCCGATGCCGACGGCAAGACGAGTACGGCCTTGGTGGCCCGGTTACTGACCAGCGGCTTGCCGTTGCGATCGAGGATCCGACCTCGTGGCGCCTCAACAGTGACCTCGCGAACCCGGTTCTCGTCCGACTGGTCGGTGTAGGCGGCACCCTGAAGCACCTGCATGGACCATAGGCGCGTCAGCAGGAGCCCGAGCACCAGAAGGACGATGATCCCCAGTGCGGCGAAGCGCGGTTTGAGTTCTTGGCGGAAACTGCTCAATCGAGGTTCACGCTCCGGTTCGGTACGTTGTCACGGCAGTAGTAGAGCGCCCTACGCCAATCGGCGGAAGGTGGTCATGCCGCTGTCCCGGCGCAAGATGCGCGCCAACCATGGGTAGACGATCATTGCCAGCGCCGTATTGTAGGCCGCTGCCGGTAGAGATTTCGTGATGAACGTCTGCAGAAACGGTCCGCCTACGCCGAGCACACCGAGTATCAAGCCGTACGCGACCTCGGCTCCGAGGGCGGCAACGCCGAGCACGGTGATCGGCAGAAGCCACCCCTCCGCGAACAGATTCTCGTGCAAGAGGCCGGCCAGGTGCCCGGTCACAGCAAGCACGAGCGCCATCGGACCGACCGGACCCGAGCCGAGCAGGTCGAAGATCAGTCCACACGCGAATCCCGCGCTCGACCCCGCGCTCGGACCTTCGACAAGTGCCAAGGTGATGACGACGAGCAGCAGGAAGTTGGGCGTCACGCCACCAATCGACATGTACGGAGCGAGACTCGCCTGGAGCAGCGCGGCCACCGCAACCGCCCCGATGCTGGGCAGGAACTGCCTCATCATTCACCTACTCCCAGGTCGGTCTGCGGGACGGTACCAATCAACACCAGAACCTCTTCGAGACCGGCGAGACCACTCGAAGGTGCCAGCTCTATCTCCGGGAAGAGGTCCGCAGCGCCCTTCTTGACCCTCGTGACCTCGCCGACGATGAGCCCCTTGGGGAACACACCGCCGATACCGGACGTGATCACAACATCACCGGCACGGGCGGTGGTAGCCGTGCTCACGTAGTCAAACGTGAGATCGCCGGTGATTGAACCCTTGACGATGCCCTCTGCCCGGCTCGACTGCAGCATGCCTGCGACCCCGGAATTGGGGTCGGTGATGAGTCGCACCCGAGCCGACTGTGCTGTCACATCAACAGTCTGGCCGAGCAGGCCGGCCGGGCCCACAACCGGCATCCCGGCCTTCACGCCGTCGTCCGTACCCCTGTCGATGGTGATGACACCCTCCCACGAGTTGGTGGGACGACCTATGACTTTCGCGCCGATAGACTGGGTCTTGGTGGCCTCAACGAACGCCACGATGCCCTTGAGTCTGACGTTCTCCAGCCGCGCTTCTTCAAGCTCGGACACGCGTTTGCGCAGTTCGTCGTTTTGCGACCTGAGCGTTTCGAGCTGGCTGCGCGAAACGCCGAGATCCGATGCCCAGGCGAAGACCCGGCGAGCGGGGCGCGTAGTGAACTCGCCGACGGCTCCGACCGGAGCCGCCATCGCGTGGACGGTGCTCTGAATCCGGTGAACCGGGCCCGTAGCGCTCTCCCGGAACCATGCGGTCATGAACACGATGGAAAGCACGACGAAAGCGATGATGAGCCCAGGACGGGCTGACGGCTTCTCGGGGTNNNNNNNNNNTCGGTAGTCTCATCGCGCGGCAGGGCCGGCCTTATCGGCCGCCCTGAAGCACCTTCTTGAGCGCGTCGATCTCCTCGAGAGCTTGCGCCGAGCCATCGCAGACATTGGTGAGCGCGCTGTCTGAGACGTGCACAGGCATCCCGGTCTCGTGACGCAGGCGGTCATCGAGGCCCTTGAGAAGCGCGCCTCCGCCGGTGAGCACGATGCCGTACTCCATCAGGTCGCTGGCAAGCTCCGGCGGCGTCTGCTCGAGGGTGCCCTTCACGGCAGCGACAATCGCAGCTGTGGGCTCCTCGACGGCCTCGCGGATCTCCTCGGACTCCATGGTGATGGTGCGCGGAAGCCCTGTGAGCAGGTCACGCCCGCGAACCTCGACGTCGACCTCCTCGAGCAAGGGCCACGCGCTACCGATCTCGAACTTGATCTCCTCGGCGGTACGCTCTCCGATGAGCACGTTGTAGACGCGCTTGACGTGCTGGATGATCGCCTCGTCGAACTCGTCACCGGCGATGCGGATCGACTGCGCGACGACGATGCCGCCAAGCGAGATGACGGCGACTTCGGTCGTGCCTCCGCCGATGTCGACGACCATCGAGCCGGTGGGCTCCTGAATGGGCAAGCCGGCACCGATCGCTGCAGCCATCGGCTCCTCGATGAGATACGCATGCCGAGCGCCTGCAGACATCGTC contains the following coding sequences:
- the rodA gene encoding rod shape-determining protein RodA; translated protein: MNERSRLWFINWPLIGVVSLLSVYGAVMVQSATAGMTGGPGLFRRHLIGLAIGLVPLGVAWAFDYRKVAGWVGPLLILDALLILSPKIPGLGTTAKGATSWLALGGIRLFQPSEPAKLVTIMIMAVVIASYKGKIEHGRDLLKVLGILAIPLGLILLQPDLGTGMVFVAITAGMLLIGGLKPRWFLVLAIAGALLVGMLFGVNEALNRTLHRGNYDPAYIAAVASGSADQLNAVSDNSVLIKRYQINRLLVFLDPSRDPSGAGYNLEQSKIAIGSGELTGKGLKDRSTQSNLRFLPEPHTDFIFSVTGEQLGFMGGLLLLGLYLALLVTALEIAAQSRDLLGSLIVAGVISMWTFQILENMGMTMGLMPITGIPLPFMSFGSSFMVTNMAAVGMLLSVWTRRQGVPGI
- the mrdA gene encoding penicillin-binding protein 2, with the protein product MSSFRQELKPRFAALGIIVLLVLGLLLTRLWSMQVLQGAAYTDQSDENRVREVTVEAPRGRILDRNGKPLVSNRATKAVLVLPSASEDTTLLNRLSITLSVPVSDIKERLASVKESALTPRTIAIDVPMKAVAYIEEHSDEFPGVEVRVQAVRRYPQGALAAHVLGYTGEANDAELNGEGSTLVPGDIVGKAGAEAQFESVLQGDRGRRLLEVDARGTAHRVIEDIAPVAGRDVKLTIDSRVQKVTEAALAQAMDDAHGQSFPKARAGAAVAIDIKTGEVLAMASLPTYDPKAFLGGVPEKTWKRLNDPKSEYPLTNRAIQAQYPAASTFKAMTGLAGLEDGVIRPYTTYSCGGRWTDMGKQWPKWCWNHSGHGYESFYEAVQDSCDVYFYNVGYRFYKMKGEKLQAFARKFGFGSDSGIDLPGEAAGRVPDAKWKSAYNENYPEMQRWLPGDTVNLAIGQGDLLVTPLQVANAYAGIANGGNVMKPHVLKQVLGPDGKPVLKAKPEIAFRTKTSKTNLSTMKTALVMVTESGTARSAFRSFPIAVAGKSGTAQVYGKDDLAWFVAFAPASKPKYCVAVVVEQGGHGGSVAGPATRQILAALLGERVTHVTATDRSR
- the mreD gene encoding rod shape-determining protein MreD, which codes for MMRQFLPSIGAVAVAALLQASLAPYMSIGGVTPNFLLLVVITLALVEGPSAGSSAGFACGLIFDLLGSGPVGPMALVLAVTGHLAGLLHENLFAEGWLLPITVLGVAALGAEVAYGLILGVLGVGGPFLQTFITKSLPAAAYNTALAMIVYPWLARILRRDSGMTTFRRLA
- the mreC gene encoding rod shape-determining protein MreC, which translates into the protein MTAWFRESATGPVHRIQSTVHAMAAPVGAVGEFTTRPARRVFAWASDLGVSRSQLETLRSQNDELRKRVSELEEARLENVRLKGIVAFVEATKTQSIGAKVIGRPTNSWEGVITIDRGTDDGVKAGMPVVGPAGLLGQTVDVTAQSARVRLITDPNSGVAGMLQSSRAEGIVKGSITGDLTFDYVSTATTARAGDVVITSGIGGVFPKGLIVGEVTRVKKGAADLFPEIELAPSSGLAGLEEVLVLIGTVPQTDLGVGE
- a CDS encoding rod shape-determining protein, with the protein product MFFNSWGGDMAVDLGTANTLVSVRGRGIVLIEPSVVAVEKDTKRVLAVGIEAKRMLGRTPGSIVAIRPLKDGVIADFEVTEAMLRYFINKTRVKRFPWQPKPRVVVCVPSGVTEVEKRAVFEATMSAGARHAYLIEEPMAAAIGAGLPIQEPTGSMVVDIGGGTTEVAVISLGGIVVAQSIRIAGDEFDEAIIQHVKRVYNVLIGERTAEEIKFEIGSAWPLLEEVDVEVRGRDLLTGLPRTITMESEEIREAVEEPTAAIVAAVKGTLEQTPPELASDLMEYGIVLTGGGALLKGLDDRLRHETGMPVHVSDSALTNVCDGSAQALEEIDALKKVLQGGR